The proteins below come from a single Alnus glutinosa chromosome 9, dhAlnGlut1.1, whole genome shotgun sequence genomic window:
- the LOC133877619 gene encoding toll/interleukin-1 receptor-like protein, with amino-acid sequence MASMSAQRASSSSTPRWIYDVFLSFYGQDTRNSFTDHLYAALIQKDIIAFRDDEKLEPGKYVSEELLIAIEASICAVVIISENYASSKWCLNELAKIVERRRETGLEVFPVFYHVDPSDVREQKKSFAKAFARHREDPEVDEAKMMTWRDALRDVDNTVGWHAHDR; translated from the coding sequence ATGGCGTCCATGAGCGCTCAAAGagcctcttcatcttcaacaccTCGATGGATATACGATGTTTTTCTCAGTTTCTACGGCCAAGACACCCGCAATAGCTTTACGGACCATCTATATGCTGCTTTGATACAGAAGGACATTATCGCGTTTAGAGACGATGAAAAACTCGAGCCAGGAAAATATGTTTCTGAAGAGCTCTTGATAGCAATAGAAGCATCCATCTGCGCGGTCGTTATTATCTCAGAAAACTATGCTTCCTCTAAATGGTGCTTGAATGAACTTGCCAAGATTGTCGAACGCAGGAGAGAGACAGGGCTGGAAGTTTTTCCCGTTTTCTACCATGTGGATCCCTCTGACGTGCGAGAGCAGAAGAAGAGTTTTGCAAAAGCTTTTGCTAGACATAGAGAGGACCCCGAGGTTGACGAAGCGAAGATGATGACGTGGAGAGATGCTTTGAGAGATGTGGATAATACCGTCGGATGGCATGCACATGATAGGTAA
- the LOC133877620 gene encoding disease resistance protein RPV1-like: MAPTSGLRASSTPPWIPRWRYDVFLSFRGEDTRRSFTDHLHAALVGGNGIITFRDDKKLERGNDISEELSKAIEESMCAVVVISENYAFSKWCLIELAKIVECRRQTGLKVLPVFYHVRPTDVQYQKGSFANAFARHREDPEVDEQEIITWGAALRKVANLAGWHIDDNCYESKIVKKILQCINNELHSSGSLASKLGFVGLESRLVEVMKLLDTGEGGVCFIGIHGMGGVGKTKLANVIYHVVYPQFEFRCFLCCKKDSSTRTRYSRPLNDLRKQLISDLFKGKEINILDDGDLISVIRHRKVLLVLDDVDIEQIQALAWSPDLFGWGSRIILTSRDVHLLKRHATAIYEVKMLNDYEALKLFSWHAFKQPYPKENYKSLSWKFVTYAQGLPLALEVLGSYLFRRKRYEWKSFLDRIQVRPMEIIIDQLRSSFDGLDVLERDLFLDIACFFQGSYLVSIIHKLESFGYFPNSTIPHLRDKSLLAISRGRLVMHGLIEKMGQQIVEHEDKHSPGNRSRLWHWRDVLYVLQHNKGTERVQAMVLDFPNNRKKKQLRLDAFSNMKRLRMLKIGNIGCVENVSELFDKLSTLVWHGELSTFVLSNELRILEWCGCPLKSLPTSFEPDKLVELSMPFSPIEKLWKGVQSLEDLKIIDLRGSQNLIEAPDFTGVPSLERLELEGCTSLSKLHPSIGFLKCLKRLNLRNCKRLKSLPDLISLESLEFFDLSGCSRLKTFPAILGNMTSLWMLKLDGTAIEQLPLPFERLSGLEILSLENCKNLSFFPRDISCLSSLEIVNLSGNEFARIPDSICQLSNLESLYLRNCIRLQALPKLPLSLTYLYVENCPLLEMFSDQIYTRALSDILVTTDCSIAALYIDYDGGSPCNILQLDLRTHLQKEGYWRSFFGTKVICGSWLGPGIPKWFNNKSASSSVKLEMHPDLNDNREWKGCAVFVVYEVHKSTDPTLCHFVFHFETDEGRLHIPFVLPVPKFPSVGPTGFWVYIPAKWFLEQSKKLDGWSYIEALILTDSSAVEVKECGMRVVCSQHDASEFYNALNIIAHGLDLETYHPPLYRL, encoded by the exons ATGGCGCCCACGAGCGGTCTAAGAGCCTCTTCAACACCTCCGTGGATACCTAGATGGAGATACGATGTTTTCCTCAGCTTCCGCGGCGAAGACACTCGCAGGAGCTTTACGGACCATCTACATGCTGCTTTGGTAGGAGGGAACGGCATTATCACCTTTAGAGACGATAAAAAACTCGAGCGAGGAAACGATATTTCTGAAGAGCTCTCGAAAGCAATAGAAGAATCCATGTGTGCGGTCGTTGTTATCTCAGAAAACTATGCTTTCTCTAAATGGTGCTTGATTGAACTTGCAAAGATTGTCGAATGCAGGAGACAGACAGGACTGAAAGTTTTGCCCGTTTTCTACCACGTGCGTCCCACTGACGTCCAATACCAGAAGGGGAGTTTTGCTAATGCTTTTGCTCGGCATAGAGAGGACCCCGAGGTTGACGAACAGGAGATCATAACGTGGGGAGCTGCTTTGAGAAAAGTGGCCAATCTCGCCGGATGGCATATCGATGATAATTG TTACGagtcaaaaattgtcaaaaaaatcCTTCAATGCATAAATAATGAATTGCATAGTAGCGGTTCACTTGCTTCCAAGCTTGGTTTTGTTGGACTTGAATCTCGTCTGGTGGAAGTTATGAAGTTACTCGATACTGGGGAGGGTGGTGTTTGCTTTATAGGGATTCATGGGATGGGTGGGGTGGGCAAGACCAAACTGGCAAACGTCATTTATCATGTGGTTTATCCTCAATTTGAATTTAGATGCTTTCTTTGTTGTAAGAAAGATTCATCCACAAGGACCAGATATAGTCGTCCTCTGAATGATTTACGAAAGCAGCTTATTTCTGACTTATTCaagggaaaagaaataaatatattggaTGATGGTGATCTAATCTCTGTGATAAGACACCGAAAGGTTTTACTTGTTCTTGATGATGTGGATATAGAACAAATACAAGCATTAGCATGGAGCCCTGATTTGTTTGGTTGGGGGAGTAGAATCATTTTGACAAGCAGAGATGTTCATTTGTTGAAAAGGCATGCGACTGCTATCTATGAGGTGAAGATGTTGAATGATTATGAAGCTTTGAAGCTCTTCAGTTGGCATGCATTCAAACAACCCTATCCTAAAGAAAATTATAAGAGTCTGTCTTGGAAATTTGTGACTTATGCTCAAGGTCTTCCTTTAGCTCTTGAAGTTTTGGGTAGCTACTTGTTTCGTAGAAAACGATATGAATGGAAAAGTTTCTTGGATCGAATACAAGTACGGCCTATGGAAATAATCATAGATCAGTTACGAAGCAGTTTTGATGGACTGGACGTTTTAGAAAGagatttatttttagatattgcgTGTTTCTTCCAAGGATCATACTTAGTTAGCATAATACATAAACTAGAAAGTTTTGGTTACTTTCCAAACTCCACTATCCCACATCTTAGGGACAAATCTCTTCTAGCCATCTCAAGGGGCAGATTGGTGATGCATGGTTTGATAGAAAAAATGGGTCAGCAAATAGTTGAACATGAAGACAAACATAGTCCTGGTAACCGCAGTAGATTGTGGCATTGGAGGGATGTCCTTTACGTATTGCAGCATAATAAG GGAACTGAACGGGTTCAAGCCATGGTCCTCGACTTCCCTaataataggaaaaagaaacaattgagACTGGATGCCTTCTCAAACATGAAAAGATTGAGAATGCTTAAGATTGGAAACATTGGTTGTGTAGAAAATGTTTCTGAACTTTTTGATAAGTTAAGCACTCTGGTATGGCATGGAGAACTTTCAACATTCGTGCTATCAAATGAATTGCGCATTTTGGAATGGTGTGGATGTCCTCTAAAATCATTGCCAACCAGTTTTGAGCCAGACAAGCTTGTTGAACTCAGCATGCCTTTTAGCCCTATCGAAAAATTGTGGAAAGGAGTTCAG AGTTTGGAGGATTTGAAAATCATTGACCTGCGTGGCTCTCAAAACTTGATCGAGGCACCAGACTTCACCGGAGTCCCAAGTCTTGAGAGACTAGAGCTTGAAGGTTGTACAAGTTTGTCCAAGCTCCATCCatctattggatttcttaaatgTCTTAAACGATTGAATTTACGAAATTGCAAACGTCTTAAAAGCCTTCCAGACTTGATCAGCTTGGAATCTCTTGAGTTTTTTGATCTATCTGGTTGCTCAAGACTCAAGACGTTTCCAGCTATCCTAGGAAATATGACATCTTTGTGGATGCTTAAATTGGACGGTACTGCTATAGAACAATTACCGTTACCATTTGAGCGTTTATCTGGTCTTGAAATTCTGAGTTTAGAAAACTGCAAAAACCTTTCATTTTTTCCCCGTGACATTTCCTGTTTATCATCACTTGAGATTGTAAACCTGAGCGGGAATGAGTTTGCGAGAATACCAGATAGCATTTGTCAGCTTTCCAATCTTGAATCACTTTACTTGAGAAATTGTATCAGGCTTCAAGCATTGCCAAAGCTTCCATTGAGTTTAACATATTTGTACGTTGAGAATTGTCCATTGCTGGAGATGTTTTCGGACCAAATATACACGAGGGCTTTAAGTGATATATTGGTGACCACCGATTGCTCCATAGCAGCATTGTATATTGATTATGATGGTGGCAGTCCCTGCAATATTTTACAATTGGATCTACGAACACATTTACAGAAAGAAGGCTATTGG AGAAGCTTTTTTGGTACCAAGGTAATATGTGGGTCGTGGTTGGGACCTGGAATCCCAAAGTGGTTCAACAATAAAAGTGCTAGTTCCTCTGTAAAACTTGAGATGCATCCAGATTTGAATGATAACAGGGAGTGGAAGGGATGTGCTGTGTTTGTTGTTTATGAAGTCCATAAGAGCACTGATCCTACTCTTTGTcactttgtttttcattttgagaCCGACGAAGGGCGTCTACATATACCCTTTGTCCTTCCTGTCCCTAAATTCCCATCTGTTGGGCCAACTGGATTCTGGGTGTATATACCAGCTAAATGGTTTTTGGAACAGTCGAAGAAATTGGATGGATGGAGCTACATTGAGGCTTTAATTTTGACAGACAGCTCGGCTGTGGAGGTGAAAGAGTGTGGGATGCGTGTTGTATGCAGTCAGCATGATGCTTCGGAATTCTACAACGCTTTGAATATTATTGCTCATGGTTTGGATTTAGAGACTTATCACCCTCCTTTATATCGTTTATAA